One window from the genome of Rubinisphaera margarita encodes:
- a CDS encoding DUF1501 domain-containing protein has translation MLNRRTFLSQSGQGFGAMALATMLHDETRAATNGVLQTLHHPPKARRVVQLFMAGAASHIDLFDHKPMLDRHHGEPSDFGEHVEAFQNGLGPWMKSPFAFAPYGENGKRLSEVVQPLGDCVDDIAFVHNMVGKTGVHSQATYLQATGFQRPGFPGMGSWVSYGLGSENENLPTFVVLPDHRGYASNGPKNWGAAFLPASSQGTVIFPQRENPIEDLNAKAEFVTAKGDRDGLALLRELNHRFEEERPGDSRLEARIRSYELAAAMQLSAPEALDLSDEPLHVLKAYGLDRAGATYPDQINAPEEEEYFGRKCLIARRLLERGVRFVQIWSGNDNGFPRRNWDSHEDVQRDHDPLARGMARGAAALIKDLKERGLLEDTIVHWTTEFGRMPSSQGGRGRDHNPYVFTNWLCGGGIQGGISHGPSDEWGYKPLDRNHPTQVYDIHATMLHLLGIDHTRLTVRHDGIDRRLTDVHGHVISDILS, from the coding sequence ATGCTCAACCGCCGAACATTTCTCAGCCAGTCCGGACAGGGCTTCGGAGCGATGGCACTGGCCACAATGCTGCACGACGAGACTCGGGCAGCGACGAATGGCGTTCTCCAGACTCTGCATCATCCGCCGAAAGCCAGGCGGGTCGTGCAGCTGTTCATGGCCGGGGCGGCCAGTCACATCGACTTGTTTGATCACAAGCCGATGCTCGATCGCCATCACGGAGAGCCGTCTGATTTCGGCGAGCACGTGGAAGCATTTCAGAATGGGCTGGGGCCATGGATGAAGTCGCCGTTTGCATTCGCACCCTATGGCGAAAATGGTAAGCGGCTTAGTGAAGTCGTGCAGCCGTTAGGCGACTGTGTCGACGACATCGCCTTCGTGCACAACATGGTTGGAAAAACGGGGGTCCATTCGCAGGCGACTTACCTGCAGGCAACCGGGTTTCAGCGTCCCGGCTTTCCCGGCATGGGATCCTGGGTCAGTTATGGACTCGGTTCAGAGAACGAAAATCTGCCCACGTTCGTCGTGCTTCCAGATCATCGTGGTTATGCCAGCAACGGCCCGAAGAACTGGGGAGCGGCGTTTCTACCGGCCAGTTCTCAGGGAACGGTGATCTTTCCTCAGCGGGAAAATCCGATTGAGGATCTGAATGCGAAGGCCGAGTTCGTGACCGCGAAAGGGGACCGGGACGGACTGGCACTGCTCCGCGAGTTGAATCATCGGTTTGAAGAAGAGCGTCCAGGCGACTCACGACTGGAAGCCCGGATCCGGTCGTACGAACTTGCCGCAGCTATGCAGTTGAGTGCACCGGAAGCCCTCGACCTTTCCGACGAGCCATTGCATGTGCTGAAGGCCTACGGACTCGATCGAGCCGGAGCGACGTATCCGGATCAGATCAATGCCCCCGAAGAAGAGGAGTACTTCGGCCGAAAATGTCTCATCGCCCGACGGTTGCTGGAACGCGGCGTCCGTTTCGTGCAGATCTGGTCGGGGAATGACAACGGCTTTCCCCGGCGAAATTGGGACAGCCACGAAGATGTGCAGCGAGACCATGATCCGCTTGCGCGCGGGATGGCTCGGGGAGCGGCCGCTCTGATCAAGGATCTGAAGGAACGGGGGCTGCTCGAAGATACGATCGTGCATTGGACAACCGAATTCGGTCGCATGCCAAGCAGTCAGGGAGGGCGGGGACGCGATCACAATCCGTACGTCTTCACCAACTGGCTCTGTGGAGGCGGCATTCAGGGCGGCATCAGCCATGGTCCTTCCGACGAGTGGGGATACAAACCGCTCGATCGCAATCATCCCACGCAGGTGTACGACATTCACGCCACGATGCTGCATCTACTCGGGATTGATCACACCCGGCTGACCGTTCGTCATGACGGAATCGATCGCCGGCTTACCGACGTTCACGGACATGTGATCTCAGACATCCTGAGCTGA
- a CDS encoding glycoside hydrolase family 16 protein: MQLKLTPLAAVAVIVLSAQGMRAAPPESPADHAQSNITRVPDFEEDWSSGQIDPQKWYLLRKKWGHGNNGVVPENVRIEQDLVAGESQNVLVCEGHGDHYSGDVIGFQGRRERVGGVIVSKRFFASGRFEVVMKVGDSKSFRGGPQNPAHPQGAIPAIWTFAYRWVEGDPNLKNEFIAGTPLYNPHMPAYGIAANEYWSEIDFPEFGKGGDFTRGLYNTFCNSKHDPNLFDVSEATDGQYHVFTTEWTTQLNPLPDLTDRQVVEHEGYWWIRDKSVPFETYLGNPLKKLGPDNYALYCGDKVSHWIDGRYVATHTRYVPAMAAQLNLGIWLPEWAGPAPWETATVSVASVRIWQFENSGDVHGVLVDDIANNFREDGSPLPNP; this comes from the coding sequence ATGCAGCTCAAACTTACTCCTCTTGCCGCCGTAGCCGTGATCGTTCTGTCCGCTCAGGGAATGCGAGCCGCCCCACCTGAAAGCCCGGCCGATCACGCTCAATCCAACATCACCCGCGTACCCGACTTCGAGGAAGACTGGTCGAGCGGTCAGATCGATCCACAGAAGTGGTATCTCCTTCGCAAGAAATGGGGCCACGGAAACAACGGCGTCGTTCCCGAGAACGTGCGGATTGAGCAGGACCTGGTCGCCGGGGAGTCGCAGAATGTGCTGGTCTGCGAGGGGCACGGCGATCACTACTCGGGCGATGTGATTGGATTCCAGGGGCGTCGCGAGCGGGTCGGCGGAGTGATCGTATCCAAACGGTTCTTCGCTTCAGGCCGGTTCGAAGTCGTGATGAAAGTGGGCGACAGTAAGAGTTTTCGCGGCGGACCACAGAACCCCGCCCATCCTCAGGGAGCCATCCCGGCGATCTGGACGTTCGCCTATCGCTGGGTCGAAGGCGATCCGAACCTCAAGAATGAGTTTATCGCCGGCACGCCGCTTTATAACCCGCACATGCCGGCCTATGGGATCGCCGCCAATGAGTACTGGTCGGAGATCGACTTCCCGGAGTTTGGAAAGGGTGGTGATTTCACCCGGGGCCTCTACAACACGTTCTGCAACAGCAAACACGACCCGAATCTCTTCGACGTCTCAGAGGCCACCGACGGTCAGTATCATGTCTTCACAACGGAGTGGACGACTCAGCTGAACCCCCTCCCCGACCTCACCGACAGACAGGTCGTCGAGCATGAGGGCTATTGGTGGATCCGCGACAAGTCAGTTCCCTTCGAGACCTACCTTGGCAATCCGTTGAAGAAGCTGGGCCCTGACAACTACGCCCTCTACTGTGGAGACAAGGTGTCGCATTGGATCGACGGCCGGTACGTCGCCACGCACACCAGGTACGTTCCCGCGATGGCGGCTCAGCTCAATCTGGGAATTTGGCTTCCCGAATGGGCCGGCCCCGCTCCGTGGGAAACGGCAACTGTTTCCGTGGCCTCGGTCCGCATCTGGCAGTTTGAAAACTCCGGCGATGTGCACGGAGTTCTCGTCGACGACATCGCCAACAACTTCAGGGAAGATGGAAGCCCGCTTCCAAACCCCTGA
- a CDS encoding group I truncated hemoglobin, translated as MNAPEQPLYERLGGPDAIQEVVDALYARVLADPLLKPFFENIDLVKLRTMQSEFMCAALGGPEKYSGMDLAYAHAGRGIKAIHFSAFVGHLLDVLEDRGCSEADIQDVVHRMNMYSTEITGAVSTDG; from the coding sequence ATGAATGCACCCGAGCAGCCCCTTTACGAACGCCTCGGCGGTCCCGACGCGATTCAGGAAGTGGTCGACGCCCTCTATGCGCGGGTTCTGGCCGATCCTTTGCTTAAGCCTTTCTTCGAGAACATCGATCTGGTCAAACTTCGGACCATGCAGTCGGAGTTCATGTGCGCCGCGTTGGGAGGTCCCGAAAAATACAGCGGAATGGATCTGGCCTACGCGCATGCGGGACGAGGGATCAAAGCGATCCATTTCAGTGCCTTCGTCGGTCACCTGCTGGATGTGCTCGAGGACCGAGGTTGCTCCGAAGCGGACATCCAAGACGTTGTCCATCGCATGAATATGTACTCGACCGAAATCACCGGGGCGGTCTCTACAGACGGCTGA
- a CDS encoding outer membrane protein assembly factor BamB family protein, which yields MAPDDHRGPIFTLPREASASCLAEGRCRAQFSDHSPLYGDRVMLKAIPFLLMLTLSATSATAGNWTHWRGPTGNGTAPEATPPVQWSATENVKWKVELPGLGSGSPIIWQDQVFVTSAIPVDNADAASGSPEHEFVLLCYDRATGQLNWKRVANREQPHEGTHSTNGFASASPCTDGERVYAHFGSRGLYCYTMEGEPVWKRDLGDMTCRGTFGEGSSPTLAGDKIIVPWDHEGQSFLFALDKRTGETIWEAERDEPSCWATPLVVQHAGNEQVIMNGQNYARSYDLKTGKELWRCGGQTMRPVACPVAADGLVYVGSGFRGAFLGAFQPDGKGDIAGSSNVVWTIERDTPDIASFLLSEGRIYFYKAKSGLLTCVDAKTGEPHYSTERIGLGTIYASPVAANGHIYLTDRDGKTVVIEDSPELKIVATNSVDETVDATPAPVDNQMFVRGEKHLFCFEKP from the coding sequence GTGGCTCCGGACGATCACCGCGGCCCGATCTTCACGCTGCCGCGGGAAGCGTCCGCTTCGTGTCTCGCAGAAGGTCGCTGCCGTGCTCAGTTTTCTGACCATTCCCCGTTGTATGGAGACCGCGTGATGCTGAAAGCGATTCCTTTCCTCCTGATGCTGACACTTTCTGCCACCAGTGCCACGGCAGGTAACTGGACTCACTGGCGTGGTCCGACCGGCAATGGAACTGCTCCCGAAGCAACGCCGCCCGTGCAGTGGTCGGCAACTGAGAATGTGAAGTGGAAAGTCGAACTTCCGGGGCTTGGGTCCGGCTCGCCAATCATCTGGCAGGATCAGGTGTTCGTGACCTCGGCCATTCCCGTCGACAACGCAGACGCCGCGAGCGGCTCGCCTGAGCACGAGTTCGTTCTCCTCTGCTACGATCGAGCAACTGGCCAGCTGAACTGGAAGCGAGTGGCCAATCGCGAGCAGCCGCACGAGGGAACCCATTCGACAAACGGATTTGCATCGGCCAGTCCCTGTACCGATGGCGAACGGGTCTACGCTCACTTCGGATCGCGTGGTCTCTACTGCTACACCATGGAAGGGGAGCCGGTCTGGAAACGCGATCTGGGCGACATGACCTGTCGCGGCACCTTCGGAGAAGGAAGCTCCCCGACGCTGGCGGGCGACAAGATCATCGTGCCCTGGGATCACGAAGGGCAATCGTTCCTCTTCGCACTCGATAAGCGAACCGGAGAGACGATCTGGGAAGCCGAACGCGACGAACCGAGCTGCTGGGCGACGCCGCTTGTAGTTCAGCACGCAGGCAACGAGCAGGTCATCATGAACGGGCAGAACTACGCTCGGTCTTACGACCTCAAAACGGGCAAGGAGCTGTGGCGTTGCGGCGGTCAGACCATGCGTCCCGTCGCCTGTCCCGTGGCCGCGGATGGCCTTGTTTACGTGGGCAGCGGTTTTCGCGGCGCATTTCTCGGAGCATTCCAGCCGGACGGAAAGGGCGATATTGCGGGCTCGTCGAATGTCGTCTGGACGATCGAACGGGACACCCCCGATATTGCTTCGTTCCTGCTCTCGGAGGGACGGATCTACTTCTACAAAGCGAAGTCCGGTCTGCTGACCTGCGTTGATGCCAAAACGGGCGAGCCGCACTATTCGACGGAACGAATCGGCCTGGGCACGATTTACGCCTCGCCCGTCGCGGCCAATGGGCACATCTATCTGACCGATCGCGATGGGAAAACGGTGGTCATCGAAGACAGCCCGGAATTGAAGATCGTCGCGACCAACTCCGTCGACGAGACCGTCGATGCCACCCCGGCTCCGGTCGATAACCAAATGTTTGTCCGCGGCGAGAAACATCTCTTCTGCTTCGAGAAGCCGTAG